GGGTGACGCCGGGTAGATGCTGACGACGCCAGGCGATGGTCGGGTGATCGGGTAAAAAGTCATCCGGAGCGATCCACGTCAGTGCCGTCAGATCCGACGCATCGACGTTTTGCAGATAGCGCGCACTGGCGCAGACCCGGTAGGAAATCTTCGCCAGTTGCCGTCCGACCAGATGCTCCGGCGGTGTACGCGTCAGGCGCAGGGCAATGTCGGCGTCGCGGCGGCTGAGATTGGCGAAATCGTTGGAGGTGCTGAGTTCGATGGTCAGCGCCGGGTAATTGGGCATGAACTGCGCCAGCGCCGGCAGCAGCAAGCTGTGCAACACCGAATCGGTGCAGGTCAGTCGCACCGTGCCGCTGACCACTTCGCCGCCCTGCTCCACGCCGATACGCGCAGCTTCCAGTGCCTGTTCGGCGCGTTCGGCTTGCTCGGCCAGCGTCTGCGCGAGGGTTGTCGGCAGGTAACCGGCGCGGCTTTTTTCGAACAATTGCTGGCCGAGTGCAGCTTCGAGACGGCGCACGGCACGAAACACCGTCGACACGTCGACCTTCAACAGCTGCGAAGCGCGGGCCAGAGAGCCGCCACGCACCAAGGCCAGAATCAGGGCCAGATCGGGGTAGTCGAGCTGATAGTGCGTCGCTGCATTAATCACTTGGGTAAACGCCAATATCGAGTGCGTGAACGCCAATCTATAGTGAGTGCCATCAATCAACAAGCGCAGGGAATCCCCATGGAAAACAGCGCCATCCGTATCGCCCTGATTGGCGATTACGACCCGCAGGTCACCGCCCATCAAGCCATTCCCGTCGCCCTCGGGCTGGTCGCCGAACACCTCAACCGCAACGTGCAATTCGAATGGTTGCCCACCGAGCAGATCCACGCCGATACGCCGCTCGAGCGCTTCAACGGTTTCTGGTGCGTACCCGCCAGCCCTTACAAAAGTGAAGCCGGCGCACTTTGGGCGATCCGTTTTGCTCGCGAACAGCAGCGCCCTTTCCTCGGCACCTGCGGCGGTTTTCAGCATGCCGTGCTGGAATTTTCCCGCAACGTGCTGGGCTGGGTCGATGCGGAACACGGTGAAACATCGCCCGACTCTGAACGCGCGGTACTCACACCGTTGACCTGTTCGCTGGTCGAAGCGGTCGACAGTATTCACTTGGTTCCCGGGTCGTTGATCGCCAAGGCGTACGAAACGTCGCAAATTCGTGAGGGCTATCGCTGCCGCTTCGGTGTGAATCCGCTGTTCGAGCGGCAACTGTTGAATG
This region of Pseudomonas sp. R84 genomic DNA includes:
- a CDS encoding CTP synthase, which produces MENSAIRIALIGDYDPQVTAHQAIPVALGLVAEHLNRNVQFEWLPTEQIHADTPLERFNGFWCVPASPYKSEAGALWAIRFAREQQRPFLGTCGGFQHAVLEFSRNVLGWVDAEHGETSPDSERAVLTPLTCSLVEAVDSIHLVPGSLIAKAYETSQIREGYRCRFGVNPLFERQLLNDRLQAVGHDSSGDLRAIELKDHRFFVATLFQPERAALKGQMPPLVRAFVEACGESR
- a CDS encoding LysR family transcriptional regulator, coding for MLIDGTHYRLAFTHSILAFTQVINAATHYQLDYPDLALILALVRGGSLARASQLLKVDVSTVFRAVRRLEAALGQQLFEKSRAGYLPTTLAQTLAEQAERAEQALEAARIGVEQGGEVVSGTVRLTCTDSVLHSLLLPALAQFMPNYPALTIELSTSNDFANLSRRDADIALRLTRTPPEHLVGRQLAKISYRVCASARYLQNVDASDLTALTWIAPDDFLPDHPTIAWRRQHLPGVTPGYRCNSMLSVTELVRAGLGVAALPDFLIGDELQALGEPLHGYDTALWLLTRPDCRALRSVVTLFDELGRALRLP